CACGCTAAAAGTGAAGAGGATGTCAAAGACATCTATATCAAGGCGCTGGGCTTAAAAGGTTATACAAAAGGCCTAATTGATATCCAAACCAAGGAAATTTGGTTTGAGGCTAAAGATACCGGTAGGAACTCTAGTTATGCAATGTTCACTCAATTGCTTCACTATGTTCAGGTGGCATTAGACAAAGGCGAGACTGTTCCACCGTTTTTAGCGGTAATCGATACCGAAAAAGCGGCGATTATGAAGAGCTCAGATGTTCTTCCATTTTTGGAAAAAAAGACAATTAAGTGGGGCAAGTCGGCAAGTCAATATACGCCGGAAGCTCTGGCTGAAATTTCAGCTCATATCGGTACGCACTTCGTTGCATTCAAGCTGGCAACTCATGAAGAAGAATTTATTGAGGCGGTTAAGTCTGCGATTAAAACTGGGGACATCATTCGCACCCAGATTACCCCTAATAACTTAAAGCAGGTTTTTGATAAATGGGTGGCAATGATCGGGTGTGAAATTAAAGGAGTGGATGCAGATGACTACGCACTCCTATTCTTTGCAGACATCATGAGTGATGGCACCATCTCTACCCATAAAAATCTACCAGCTGAATTACTTCATAAAAATGATGAGCCCGTTTTCATGCTTAATGGGAAGTTATTTGAGTTGAGTAGCAGAGAGGGATATCGCCGATTCTGGGCTATTTACCATAGACCCCCTAAAGCCGAATATAGAGATTATTTGCTGGAGCGCAGGGATAGCCTCATACCTCTTGATGAAAGAGCATTTAAGGGCGCTTTCTACACGCCTCTGGCCGTTGTTGATAAGGCTTACGATTTATTAACAGAGACTCTTGGAAATAATTGGCAAAAAGATTATGTCGTTTGGGATATGTGCTGCGGCGTTGGAAATTTAGAGGTTAAGCACAGTAATCCTAGAAATATTTTCATGTCCACTCTAGATGAGGCTGACATTGATGTAATGAAGGCAACAAAAACTTGCGTTTCGGCAGAACGGTTTCAATATGACTACCTGAATGATGATGTCGATGATTTTGGAAATATTGATTACTCTCTATCTAATAAGTTACCTAAACAATTGCAAGAGGCAATAAAAGCAGGGAAAAAGTTATTAGTGCTTATTAATCCGCCTTATGCAGAAGCAACTAACTTTGAAAACATAGCAAAAGGGGTGGAGGCTGAAAATAAGACTGGAGTTGCAAAAACTAAAGTTGCCGCCAGTGCAATGGGTAACTATGGGAAGGCCAGTAACGAGCTATTTACCCAGTTTTTAGCAAGAATAGCCATCGAAATGCCAACAGCAACTGTGGCGATGTTTAGCACTCTCAAGTACATTAATGCGCCGAATTTTGAGGACTTTCGAGCTGCTTGGAATGCAAAATTCCTTGGCGGCTTTGTTGTTCATAGCAAAGCATTTGATGGTTTAACTGGTGAATTCCCTATTGGTTTTTTGGTTTGGCAGACCGATCAATTGGCAAAAGAAAAATTACTTATTAGTGAAATCTCTCTCGAGGCCTACGATAAAAAAGTCAATCCGATTGGCGAGAAGGTGTTTTATAACAAGCCAAAGACTTCACTATTAAATGTTTGGATGACGAGGCCTAGGGCGAATAAAGTTCCGGTCATTCCTCTCAAAAATGCAATTTCACCCTACACATCCGTTCCGCGCGTAACCACTTGGTCGGACGGAGCGATTGCTTATATGTATTGCGGAGTAAATGATTTGCAGCACGCAGAGCAGCAAACTGTAATTTACTCGTCTGTGTATGGTGGAGGGAACGGCTTTTATATAACCCCTGAAAACCTTCTGGAATCGGTTGTCATTTTTGCAGTAAGGCGACAAGTTCGACCCAATTGGCTTAATGACAGGGATCAATTTTTGCAGCCAAATAGTGAGTTAACCGAAGAATTTAAAACTGATTGCTTGATATGGACGCTATTTAATCGTTGTAATAGGACTGTTGGCGCATCCAGCATGGAATGGGGTGAAAGAGAGTGGGAGTTGGTAAATTACTTCATACCATTCACCGAGGAAGAGGTGGGATCGCCCGACCGCTTTGAATCTGATTTCATGGTTCAGTATTTGGCCGATAAAACTCTTTCAGAAGAATCAAAAGCTGTTCTTGATGCAGGGAGAGAGTTATGGAAAACCTACTTTTCTGAAACGGATGTGCATGCAGTTCGGGAGGAGTACAAGCTAAATCGCCCAGATGTTGGCTGGTACCAAATTCGCAATGCTTTGGCTGCAAGAAATAAGAGTGGAGACTATCAGCCAATCAATTTTGAGCCTTTTGAGGATGCCTATAAGGCACTTGGAGATAAGTTAAGGCCTCAGGTCTATGAACTGGGCTTTTTGAAGTAAAAGAGAGAGGGCGGCTTAGAAAGTTGCCTTATTTTTTTGGGTTGTAAGAATTTATTGCCAAGCGAATACCTGCGCTTACGCTACCTTCGCCAATAATTTCGGCTCGGCCTTTTTCTTCGTCCGTTAGTCGAACGGTAATTGCTTTTGTTTTAGCAGTTAACCCAATATCTTCAAATTTTGGACGACCGGCTCCAGCTCTAGCTCCGCCAGAACCATCTCTTGCTCCACCATGTCCGTTATTTTGTTTTTTAGTCATTTCTGGCTATATTGTGCATCGATTTCTTTTTTCATTGCTTCAAGTTGAATAGTAGATGAAGTCTGGAGCTCTTGAAGATTGCTATCCCTGGACATGGCAATGCCTTGAGTGCTGCCATAAGCAAGGAGGGCGCTTATAAGGGCGCTTGTTAACATTTTCACTATCAAGCACCAGGATAGGCTGGGATTAATTGAAACTGCTTGGCATCTGCCGGTCTTTCGATTTTGAACTTAATCTGAGTTGGCTTACGAAACTGAATATCGTGAGGATATTCTGAGGCTGAGACATAGACCTCAGGCCGCTTCTTTGAGCCAACCCATACCAACCTTAAATCTGGATATTTATCACTAACTCCACGGTTTTCAATCGTTGAATCAATGTAAAGCACTCCAGGAGTGCCATAAGCCTTGAGACTGGTCACTTGGACATCTTCTGATTTTCCATCAATTAGCAGGCGGCTAAAGTTCGAACCAAGGAAGGCTCCAAGGGCAAGAAGGCAAAGAATGAGCAGGGGGATTTTGAGTGTTTTCATGATTTAGATAAAGCTTGAGATTAAAGATGCAGCGCCAAAAATCGAAACGCCAGCAAGGATGCCAACCATCCCGTAGGTCATAAAACTCCAGATTGCACTAGCGAGGATGTTGATTAAAGATTTAGTCATTTTGAATTTCCTTTTTATAGAGCTAAAAAAATTGCAGCCGCTTTGGCTTTGGATATTTCAATGTCCCCAACCGTCATTTGAGCCATTAGCTTTCTTGCCATTTCTATAGCATCTCCTTGTTTATCTTCGGAAGCAGCCAGCACCAGTACCAACACTTTTGTTAGGCGACCGATAGGGGTATGCTTTTTCAGCGCTTCAAGTGAAAAATCTAAAAAATCAGGAGTTTGCTTTTCTTGGTTCATTTCATTTCCTTTCTTATTTACCATGTAATTAGTGTAATACAGTATTCAGCAAGATGCAAGAAATTAAGCAAAAAGTTACAAAGTTTTTTCGGGTTGTTGTTTTTTTGCTTCGGGCTCTTTGACAGGATGCTTTGGAATTTTCGTAACAATTTTTGGGGCATTGAGCGCCGTAGTTTTTTCGGTTAACTCGCTTGCGTTTCTCATCAAGGCCGTTCTATCGGTCGTTATTGTTGTGACTGATTCCCTGGCGCGAGTCATTGCAACATAGATGTTTTCTTTATCTGCAATTTTTGCCCCAGACTCTCCAACCACCAAGATGGCCTTATCAACAGTCCTACCTTGTGTCCCGTAGTTGGTTCGAGCATAAGCATGGTCAATACTCTGCATCTGCTCAGGATTGAGGTGCACCGTCCTTTGGTTATTGCCTTCCCCGAAAACAATAGTCGCGCCTGACTTATTAATATCTTGAACCTTTCCGGATTCACCGTTGGTCAAGTAATTTGGGTTTTTAATCTTCTCACCAGTTTTTTCATTACGCTCAACTTCGCCGTATTTGTTAAGCTTGTATTCATTCCCGATAATGGCGCGTGAATCAACAATGTCCCCTTCTGAAAATTTTCTAGACTCAGTGCGAGTAGCTGGGTCAAGTCCTTTAGTTATCTCCGGGTTAATTGTGGCGACATATCCCTTCTCTGTTATGACTTTGATTTCATTTTGATTTGGGAAGTATTCCAAAACTCGAACAGATTCACCCTTCTTTAAATCTGGTTTGTCATTAGAGTCCCCGGATAGCTTTATATCCATGACTACTTTAAAAACATCAATGCCACTTTCCTTCAGGATGGCCACATCCTTCTTTTCTGCATCAGATAACTTGGCTGCCTGTTGATTGGAAAACTCAAACTCTTTTGAACTAATTGCGCCAGCCGCCTTCAGTTCTTGGCGAATTTCATCATTTACAGCAATACGATCAGCGTTGGTGATTGTGATAACCGCTACCGACTTGCCGTCTTTAGACTGAGAGATATATTCCTTGGCAGTCGCTTTGTATAGATCACGGTCATTGGCTACTTTTGAATAATCTTTATCTAATTTATTTACCTCGCCAAGTTCTTTGATTGTTGATAGACCAAGAGCCTTTTCATAGTCACCATCATTTAAGGCTTTATTTATGGATTTTGTTTGCTCAGTCTTAAATCTAGTTGCCTCTGTAAGCTCATGAGTAACTAGCCCGGCTTGTTTAAGCTGATCAAATGCGCGACCTCCACTAACGCTGCCGAATTGTTTACCATCGCCTTGAATTACTATTTTTGTATGTGTTTGGGCCGCATATTCAATGATTTTTTGCATTTCACGACTGCCGACCATGGAGGCCTCATCCACGATCAAAATTTGCGACTTTCCCTCTATATTCCCTGTCTTTTCTAAATTCTCTTTCTTAGTTTCTAGCGCTTTAACTTCTTTCAAAATCTCAATTTTTTCACCAGTTATCTTAGCCATAGCCAGCGCAACAATAGCTGCATGCTCAACGCCACCAGCATTAATTTTTTCGTACTCAATTCCAAGTTTTGCAGTTTCTGAGGCGAGACGAGCTGCCACATAACCAACCAAAGTGCCAGCTTTGCCCAGCGGGGTCTCATCTTTATTAAGTGTGGCTTTGGCGCTGCCAGAGACTTTATTAAAAATCTCTTTTGCATCCATCGAAGCATTTTGGATTGGCGATAAAATATTTTTTTGGGCCCTATAGACGGTCATATCTTTTAGATTGACCACATAAGTATCTTTAACGATTCCAAGCCCGAGGGTGCGGATATTTGCATCGATTTGAATGCAGCCGTTGTAGAGGCTTGTTGTTTTTGCTTTTGCCGCTTCAATTTTCCAATCCAATTCTCGGGGGATATTGGTTAAGTCTGCTAAAAATTTGGCAATATTTTTAGCATCTGTAATACCAGCATCCTTAATCTCGTTCGTGGCCTTAGAGCTGGTTGCGACACCTAAAACTTTGAAATTCTTAGCCTCAGCAAGTGCTTTAATAATTTCAACTGCGGTTGTCTTCCCGGTGCCGGCATTTCCTTGAACCAGGCTAATTCCGTCTCTAGAGCCTAGAATCCCAGTAATTTCAGAAAGCTGTTCTGCTGAGAGTCCAGTAGATTTTCCTCCATGCTCTTTTTCAATTTTCGCGATGAATTCCTTATTTGCCGTGTCCACGGCATTTTCTAAATCGGCATGGTTGTAATAGATCGGGCGTTGCGCACCTTTGCTGGCCAAAGCAGTTTCAATCATCTTGGACTCCAGCGCTTGCAATTCCCTGGTTGTTACAAAGCGATGGGGGCCTTCATGTGAAATTATCTGACCTCCCGCTTTTCCATTTGCAATGGTGTTTTCAATTTGACCAAGGGTGGCCTTTCCACCTGTAAAGCGTTGCACTTCTTTAATTAGGTCTAGCTCTCGGAATGAGAATTCATTCGCTGAAATATGTGCAACTGCCTTCGCTAGGGCCTTATCTAAATCGACCTGACTGACAAATGACTTGGTAATACCCCCGGCGATGATTTTTTCAATGGCGGCATGCTCTTTGCCATATCTGGCTGGATCAGTTTCATTACGCCAAGCATTTAAAGACTCTTCCCGTGTTATTTCAACTTTTGCTAAACGAGTTGTTAGTGAGGCAGCTCTCTTTTGTTCATAAGTCGCATCTTTTGGGTTGATACCTTGTTCACGAAGGTTTTTATCAATTGCCTCAGATCTTTTTGATTGGTCCTTGATTGATTCCTTAGAAATTGCATCAAGTTCGAAGTTTCCTTTTGAGTCGCGGGTGGTCGAGTAACCAAGTTCATTAAGGCGGCGCTCAAGATCTCTATTTTGAAACTCGGCTGCCATCAAATATGCTTTCCCTTTGATGATTTCATCATTAGTTAGTGAATGAAATTTGCCGTTTTCATCGACAGTAACGGAGGCTAGGACACTGTGAATATGAAGTTGTGGATCTCCATCCCGGCTAGTTTCATGTTGGACTGATGCCCATATCAAAGAGTTGGCTTTATAGGTTTCTGGAGGGCCCCCACCTTCACGCTGGCGATACTGCGCAGCATAATCCTGAATCATGCCCATGGCTGCCTCTACAGAAGCTTTGTAGGCTTCTGTAATGCGGTCATCACCATGGACTAATGCCGCAATCGATACTGATTTAGGAGCACTCCAGGTTAAATCAAAGCCGGCACGGCGTTGCTGTGAATTTTTACCCAAATCTTGCGAAATCCCTGTTTGAGGATTGGTAATTCTTCCATCCATGATGGCAATAAAGTCTTTACGCGTAGCTGCCTGCCCCTCAAGACCAAGTATTTCAGCAGCCCTTCCACCCCAGATTGCTTTCGTGTCCTCGCCGACATAGTAGTTATCAGCTCCCTTGAGATGTTGACCATCTGCGCGCTCAACCAAAGCGGAATCAAAATACTTGGCGGCATCTGCACCGCTAGAAATTTTTGTCATTCGGATCATATTTATTCCTTGATTTAGAAGCTAAAGCCAGCACCTACGGCTGCCGTTGCTCCGCCGTTATTGGCAAAGCCAGTCGCCAACTTAATAGTTGCGCCTGGAGCGATTCTTGCTTGCGCTCCAATAGAAACAGCCGAAGCGCTTGAGTAAGTGCCAAGGGCTACCCCAATTGAAAAGTCTTTACCTGATTCAATGGCTGGAAGGCCAGACATAGCTGCGATAGAAGCAATGCCAGACTTTTGTTGATTAATCTGATTTTGCAATCCGCTTACTTGGTTTTGAATGCTCGAAATTTGATTCTGAACATTTGCTTGGGATTGGTTTAACTGATTTAAATTGACTGCATCAGTACCTGCCACAGCGTTTCCAACATTCTGTAGGCGGTTTCCATTCAAGCTGACTGTGGAATTGCCATTGGCGCTACCCACCGTTACTGAGGAACCGCTTGCAGAGCCAATCACAGCATTTCCAGTTGTAATCAGACTTCCAGCTTGAACGGCCCCAGTGGTTTGAATTGATCCACCTACATTAAGATCGCCTCCTACAGCAGCATTTCCATAAGTTGTGAGGGTATCGGTGGAAATATCGCCAAAATTGTTGATGCCGCTGGTAGTTGATAGTCCAGAGACGCTTAGGCCGCCTCCAATATACGCATCACTATTTGTTGATAGAGTATCTGTGCTGAGGTACCCGTTGTTATAGACCCCATTTGTGCTTGTGAGCCCAGATACATAAGCATTCGTCACTGAAATTTCGGTTGTTCCGTTTTGAAGTTGGCCAAGATTTACCGCATCGGTTGGGCTTACGCCCGCCGTAACATTTGTAATTTGACGGGTATTTCCGAAGGAGCCAACGGAGAATTCATTAGATCCGAACGCGATACTGCCAGCACCAATGGCAACACTATTTGTACCAAGTGCAGCACTTACGGCCCCCAAGGCAGTCGAGGATTCTCCTGATGCGTTTGAGCTATTCCCGTTGCTTGTGGAGAACAGCCCAGTGGCGTGGGAGGAAACCCCATACGCAGTGCTGAATGAGCCACTGGCGATGGAGGTATGGCCCACGGCAGTCGTTGGGGTTCCATTACCAGTCGCGCTTGACTGAGGTCCAATTGCAATTGATCCTTGGGATGTCGCGGTTGATCCATTGCCAATCGCAATTGATGAATCTCCGCTTGCGGTTGAGAACGTACCTAAAGCCGTGGAACTAAAGCCGGAAGCAGTACTTATGCCGCCAATGGCAACCGATGAATTATTTGTAGCATTGGATCTGCCCCCAAGCGATATTGATGAATCACCGCTGGCGACGCTCTGGTCACCAATGGCGATTGCTGTATATCCACTGGCAGTGCTATTTGAGCTTAATGCAGCACTCTCAGTTCCACTGGCAATTGCATTATTTCCAAGCACTACCGCTTCATATCCAGTGGCTTGTGCAAATACTTGATTAGAGAATGCAATTGCAATCCATGGGATGACTAATAGCTTTTTAAATTGTGTTTTCATTTTTCGATTCCTAAATTTGGGCGATTAATTAACAAGAAGTGCATGTAATAAGTATGCAAAGTGGCTCACAGTTAAAACCCTCCCCATTCGGATTGTTTCTCTTTACTTTTTAAAATCTCACCAGTCTCAAGATCCACTGTTAATTCATCATCAGCAGTAATTTCGACCTCTTCACCAGCTAGGAGCTTTTCAAGTTGCTCGGTCTTTTTGGTAATTTGCTCGGAAATACGATCCTTAGCTTTTTGTTGAGTCAAGCCTTCCAGTCTGTTTTCGAGCTTTGCTATGGATTGAGCGAGAAGGTCTATCTGAAGATTGCGTTTGTAATCTTCAGAATTTGCGCGAATGATTTCAAAGCGTGGGTCTGCTACTGGGCGCTCAGCAACTACTTTTTGAAGGTAATCGACATAAGAGACTCCGTGAGAATCCTTATCGAGCCAGTTTTGATAATTGATCTTTGCCGCTGGGTAGGCACGGGCCTCTCCAGTGAGTTTTAAGAATCCTGTCAGAGGTGCGAGCATGCCAAACTCTGTTGCCATAACCACAGGCCTATCTTGCTGGCCCTTTGATATTCCTATTGAGTCCCTGGCCTCAGTTACAGAGAGTTGCTGAGATGTCGAAACGACCTCTTGTAGCTGGTAACCAAAGCGTCCCTGAGCTCGTTTTTGAGCTTCCTCGGAGTTAATTTTTAGTTGAAGGTAATTGCCGAAAAGCCCAAGAGTTGCTGAAGCCCGCGCCTCTCCCATTACGGAAATAAGCTGTGATTCTGATTGCATGCCAACCACAACGGCTACACCGTACTTCGCCAAGGCAGCCAACATCCTGTCAACCTTTACATCACCGAGAAGCTGGTACTCATCAATCAAAAACATATACTTTGGTTCGTGAGTTTTGACTCCGGCTTTAGCAATGGCAGAAGCAATAGCCATGACGAACATTCGCTTGACTGGAGATAGCTCTACATCATCACCAAGGATATAAATATTGCCTTCTGGCTTTTTAAGAAAGTCGCGAATCGTCCATGTCCCACTCTCTATTGCCAGGATTCCGTTTAGATATATTCCGGCACTTGCTTTAATAGAGTCCGTCATCCCTTTGGCGTTTTCAGAAACCAAAAATGCAGCATTGGAGCCTTTAACAAATTCACACATTTCGTCATGTGTCGAATTGAAGAAGGCTCTGGCCAATTCGGAAGTATCTGTAACACCTCGTTTTGCCAAGCTGAGAATTAATGCCGAAAGTAAAGATCTGGCTGCATCATCAAAAAATGCGTTAGCGCCTTGATTTTCCTTTTCCGGAATTGCCCCGGTTGCAAGTTCCCTAGCATCAGCCTCAGTGAGAAGTTCTAAGAAGATCGACCAAGGAATGCTACCGACCATCGATGGATTAAAGAAAACATCAATACCAGGGCGAAAGTTAGCATCAAAGAATTCGCACTGGGGGTCATGAATAACCAGGCGCATTTTCTTTCTCACCGCTTGCTTAATG
The window above is part of the beta proteobacterium CB genome. Proteins encoded here:
- a CDS encoding Relaxase — its product is MIRMTKISSGADAAKYFDSALVERADGQHLKGADNYYVGEDTKAIWGGRAAEILGLEGQAATRKDFIAIMDGRITNPQTGISQDLGKNSQQRRAGFDLTWSAPKSVSIAALVHGDDRITEAYKASVEAAMGMIQDYAAQYRQREGGGPPETYKANSLIWASVQHETSRDGDPQLHIHSVLASVTVDENGKFHSLTNDEIIKGKAYLMAAEFQNRDLERRLNELGYSTTRDSKGNFELDAISKESIKDQSKRSEAIDKNLREQGINPKDATYEQKRAASLTTRLAKVEITREESLNAWRNETDPARYGKEHAAIEKIIAGGITKSFVSQVDLDKALAKAVAHISANEFSFRELDLIKEVQRFTGGKATLGQIENTIANGKAGGQIISHEGPHRFVTTRELQALESKMIETALASKGAQRPIYYNHADLENAVDTANKEFIAKIEKEHGGKSTGLSAEQLSEITGILGSRDGISLVQGNAGTGKTTAVEIIKALAEAKNFKVLGVATSSKATNEIKDAGITDAKNIAKFLADLTNIPRELDWKIEAAKAKTTSLYNGCIQIDANIRTLGLGIVKDTYVVNLKDMTVYRAQKNILSPIQNASMDAKEIFNKVSGSAKATLNKDETPLGKAGTLVGYVAARLASETAKLGIEYEKINAGGVEHAAIVALAMAKITGEKIEILKEVKALETKKENLEKTGNIEGKSQILIVDEASMVGSREMQKIIEYAAQTHTKIVIQGDGKQFGSVSGGRAFDQLKQAGLVTHELTEATRFKTEQTKSINKALNDGDYEKALGLSTIKELGEVNKLDKDYSKVANDRDLYKATAKEYISQSKDGKSVAVITITNADRIAVNDEIRQELKAAGAISSKEFEFSNQQAAKLSDAEKKDVAILKESGIDVFKVVMDIKLSGDSNDKPDLKKGESVRVLEYFPNQNEIKVITEKGYVATINPEITKGLDPATRTESRKFSEGDIVDSRAIIGNEYKLNKYGEVERNEKTGEKIKNPNYLTNGESGKVQDINKSGATIVFGEGNNQRTVHLNPEQMQSIDHAYARTNYGTQGRTVDKAILVVGESGAKIADKENIYVAMTRARESVTTITTDRTALMRNASELTEKTTALNAPKIVTKIPKHPVKEPEAKKQQPEKTL
- a CDS encoding Hemagglutinin family protein translates to MKTQFKKLLVIPWIAIAFSNQVFAQATGYEAVVLGNNAIASGTESAALSSNSTASGYTAIAIGDQSVASGDSSISLGGRSNATNNSSVAIGGISTASGFSSTALGTFSTASGDSSIAIGNGSTATSQGSIAIGPQSSATGNGTPTTAVGHTSIASGSFSTAYGVSSHATGLFSTSNGNSSNASGESSTALGAVSAALGTNSVAIGAGSIAFGSNEFSVGSFGNTRQITNVTAGVSPTDAVNLGQLQNGTTEISVTNAYVSGLTSTNGVYNNGYLSTDTLSTNSDAYIGGGLSVSGLSTTSGINNFGDISTDTLTTYGNAAVGGDLNVGGSIQTTGAVQAGSLITTGNAVIGSASGSSVTVGSANGNSTVSLNGNRLQNVGNAVAGTDAVNLNQLNQSQANVQNQISSIQNQVSGLQNQINQQKSGIASIAAMSGLPAIESGKDFSIGVALGTYSSASAVSIGAQARIAPGATIKLATGFANNGGATAAVGAGFSF
- the traD gene encoding Type IV secretion system protein, with translation MINNSENMVAGTALETLRTRFKFVARGWAVAGLVGIAPLVGMMILWFSFTSSMTHSLISNRYEPANPPHAWHVTNADGRSSLVQIEREVNGETVITKSLTRDEYDEAIAPFISQNYWFSPHWFFNLLLSLGLALVYPLSKRVHRRFFVIGQENTSNKRIKGALDLVSPRDLDSMVRADGGGDWTLFGIAFPKNGFKFGTGVSGMQRSGKSVGFHDFIKQAVRKKMRLVIHDPQCEFFDANFRPGIDVFFNPSMVGSIPWSIFLELLTEADARELATGAIPEKENQGANAFFDDAARSLLSALILSLAKRGVTDTSELARAFFNSTHDEMCEFVKGSNAAFLVSENAKGMTDSIKASAGIYLNGILAIESGTWTIRDFLKKPEGNIYILGDDVELSPVKRMFVMAIASAIAKAGVKTHEPKYMFLIDEYQLLGDVKVDRMLAALAKYGVAVVVGMQSESQLISVMGEARASATLGLFGNYLQLKINSEEAQKRAQGRFGYQLQEVVSTSQQLSVTEARDSIGISKGQQDRPVVMATEFGMLAPLTGFLKLTGEARAYPAAKINYQNWLDKDSHGVSYVDYLQKVVAERPVADPRFEIIRANSEDYKRNLQIDLLAQSIAKLENRLEGLTQQKAKDRISEQITKKTEQLEKLLAGEEVEITADDELTVDLETGEILKSKEKQSEWGGF